A DNA window from Primulina tabacum isolate GXHZ01 chromosome 12, ASM2559414v2, whole genome shotgun sequence contains the following coding sequences:
- the LOC142520189 gene encoding uncharacterized protein LOC142520189, with protein sequence MEEEEKHVGECYRKTSACCKCGKVGHRIKDCPDNKDKGTGSNKKNENKTNARVYAITQEEADDTNEVVAGTILLNEMPAYTLFDCGATHSFVSRRFAKKLKLERDTLSEPLRVATPATKYNAIVDCQKKNVRLQTPHEEEILFHGKSKERKSLLYASQAWKAISGGEEIYLAVINEIKEEEVTRLEDILIVQEFPDVFPEELPGEISDREVEFEINLVPGTAPISKARYRMAPVELKELKEQLQELLDKKQIRPSASPW encoded by the exons atggaggaagaggag AAACATGTTGGAGAATGTTATCGGAAGACGAGCGCTTGTTGTAAGTGCGGAAAGGTGGGTCATAGAATTAAAGATTGTCCTGACAACAAGGACAAAGGGACGGGGTCcaacaagaaaaatgaaaacaagaccAATGCACGGGTATATGCAATCacccaagaggaagctgatGATACCAATGAAGTGGTGGCAGGTACTATCTTACTCAATGAAATGCCTGCTTATaccttatttgattgtggtgctacacacTCATTCGTGTCTAGAAGGTTTGCTAAGAAGCTTAAACTCGAACGTGATACTCTTAGTGAACCATTAAGAGTAGCAACACCGGCAA ctaaatACAATGCCATTGTGGACtgccaaaagaaaaatgttagactCCAGACTCCTCATGAAGAAGAGATTTTATTCCAcggaaaatcaaaagaaaggaaatctCTCTTATAtgcctcacaagcctggaaAGCCATAAGTGGAGGAGAAGAAATTTATCTGGCagtgatcaatgaaatcaaagaagaagaagtcacAAGGTTGGAGGATATTCtaattgttcaagaatttccagatgtTTTCCCCGAGGAACTACCGGGAGAGATATCAGATagggaagtagaatttgaaatcaatctGGTCCCTGGTACTGCGCCAATATCAAAGGCAcgataccgaatggctccagtcGAATTAAAAGAGCTAAAGGAGCAACTGCAGGAATTACTAGACAAGAAGCAGATTCGCCCCAGTGCATCCCCGTGGTGA